In one window of Clostridiales bacterium DNA:
- the csm4 gene encoding type III-A CRISPR-associated RAMP protein Csm4, which translates to MRVYLIKLKFNTAVHFGDDQATPDKSLSNITMHADSFYSALLIESLKNGGEEQLRETHQIFCKGALISDLMPYYEDKYFIPKPIIHFYSNQKTKKQNQETNQETNQEDQKQKDKFGKKLKSLKYININSLDDYLRQGQDGGQYNPEKDQEMLDKIGKNQTRVMMCLETVEGNRQIRLENPMPYFYGVFSFAENSGLYLLLKINEKDFDLIKSLIYSLGYSGIGGKVSCGLGKYEIQDCFEIAKEDKLKMFDEHLDYKKYPSFMTLSVCFPKQDELKQAHENANYMLLKRSGFVQSAKYFDTLVKKKDMYVFAPGSTFKYGFKGDIFDVSKDGNHEVYRYLKPFFIGVKYEKKQNDTRV; encoded by the coding sequence ATGCGCGTTTATTTGATTAAACTAAAGTTTAATACAGCCGTCCATTTTGGCGACGACCAAGCCACGCCTGACAAATCTTTGTCAAACATTACAATGCACGCTGATTCGTTTTATTCGGCCTTGCTGATAGAAAGCCTAAAAAACGGCGGCGAAGAACAATTAAGAGAGACTCATCAAATTTTTTGCAAAGGCGCGTTGATATCGGACTTAATGCCGTATTACGAGGATAAATACTTTATACCCAAGCCAATCATACATTTTTATAGCAACCAAAAAACCAAAAAACAAAATCAAGAAACTAATCAAGAAACTAATCAGGAGGACCAAAAACAAAAAGACAAATTCGGCAAGAAATTAAAAAGCCTTAAATATATCAATATTAATAGCTTGGACGATTATTTGCGCCAAGGCCAAGACGGCGGGCAATACAACCCCGAAAAAGACCAAGAAATGTTGGACAAGATAGGCAAAAATCAGACTAGGGTAATGATGTGCCTAGAAACCGTAGAAGGTAATCGTCAAATAAGGTTAGAAAACCCTATGCCGTATTTCTATGGCGTATTTTCTTTTGCCGAAAACAGCGGGTTATATTTGCTTTTAAAAATTAATGAAAAAGATTTTGATCTAATAAAATCCCTTATCTACTCATTGGGCTATAGTGGCATAGGCGGCAAAGTAAGCTGCGGCTTGGGAAAATATGAAATCCAAGATTGCTTTGAGATCGCCAAAGAAGACAAGCTTAAAATGTTTGACGAACATCTTGATTATAAAAAATATCCTTCGTTTATGACGCTTTCGGTATGCTTTCCAAAACAAGATGAGCTAAAACAAGCCCATGAAAACGCAAACTATATGCTTCTAAAGCGCAGCGGTTTTGTCCAATCAGCCAAGTATTTTGACACCTTGGTAAAAAAGAAAGATATGTATGTCTTTGCGCCGGGGTCTACTTTTAAATATGGTTTTAAGGGAGATATTTTTGATGTTTCCAAAGACGGCAACCACGAAGTTTATAGGTATCTAAAACCATTTTTTATTGGAGTCAAATATGAAAAAAAGCAAAATGATACGCGCGTATAA